TTATCCATGATGGGCGTGTCCGTTGTGAGATAAGTTGTCGTCTTATCCCATCTTGGCCAGAGCCAATATTTCGTATCGCCGCCGGCTGAGGCTGACCGCACATCGGGAGGATCTCCCTTTTCACCGTGTTGTTGGATATAACCGAGCGCGTACTCGTGACCTTCTGCAGGGGTAAACCCCACCTTAAAATTCACCTTATAGTCTTTTGAATATGACTCTATCCTCTGACCTCTGGCCTGTATCGACGTGGGGTCAAACTTATTGGACATCGGATAATAGTCACGATTGTAATCGGAAGCGCCTGCCTCAAGATACCATTTCTTCTGGTTTGTCCCCACATTGGTATATCCATAATAGGTATCTCCTGATCCATACCCGGCTCCAACGTCCCCTTCAAAGGATTTTACCGGTTTTCTTGATACCATATTGATTGCCCCTCCCATGGTATTGGGACCATAGAGAACCGACGTAAACCCCTTAGAAACTACGATTTCAGAAAGATCAAACGTGGTAAAGCGATCGAAATCGAAGGTCCTGTCATAGGGAACGTAGATAGGAATACCATCGAGAAAAACAGGCACCCTTGAGGTACTGAACCCGCGCACGAAGATGCCTTTCTCGTTCCTCCTTCCTCCGCCTGTAACCGTTACTCCGGGGATGAGATCTAATGCATTCGGGAGTCTGTTCGCGTTGAACTCGCGTATCTGCTCCCCGTTAATCGTATCAACCGTTACGTTCTTATTTAGCTCGCTGCTATCTTTCACCTCTATTTCGCCGAGGGTGAAGATGTGCCGCTCCTTTGTTGCCGGTGCCTGGGTTTCTTGTGCCCACAAACCGAGAGTTGAGGAAAGAAGACATATGATCGTGAGCAGCGCTTGAATTGCGTTCTTCAGAAGATGTTTGGACACCGGAGCCTCCTTATATACAATTGGGAATAACGAGCATTATATACTATCGGGAATAGCGCATGTCAAGAAAAAAAGTATCCTCATATTTGTTCATAGGAGAAAACGAGCATGCACAGATTTATTTTTTTACTGATTTGTTTGCTACAATACTGTGTTCACTATAGGGAACGAAGCGAATGGTCAGGGAATGTTTCTCCGGGTGCGTGCACAAACTTGCGGAATAATGGAGAATACAATATAATTCATTAAGACGGGAGAGCGCATATGAGAATTGCCTATAAGGTCTGGCTTGATAACAACGGAAAGGCATTCGGCGAAGGCCCGTACAGGATACTCAGGCAGATAGAAAAGGCCGGTTCCCTCCATCAGGCTGCTATCGATCTCGGCATATCGTATCGAAAGGCCTGGATCATGCTTCAGAACGCCGAGAAGAAACTCGGCTTCGCACTGATTGATCGAAAAGTCGGAGGTGTAGCAGGCGGCGGTTCGCAGATAACACCTTCAGGGAAGAAGTTCTTGAAGAGTTACGAAAAATTTCGGGTAGACATCGAAAAGGTCCTCGAGAAGACCTTTCAAAAACATTTCGGACATTAAGGCAAAAACTTTTTTTGCAGGGGATTGTGACGCTAGCCGTGCGCCGCTTTAACCCGCCGATTCACGGGTCCGACACGTTACGGTCGTGACCGCTTCATCGCCCGATACTCCGACTCGTCGAGATAGCCGTCGCAGTTCCTATCGTATTGCCTGAACTTCTCCATGGTCAGATCCGGGTACATGACGCAGAGTTCCACGGGACTCAACTTACCGTCTTTGTTGTTGTCGAGGTCCTGAAAGTTTGTCGGCCGGGGTTTGTCTTTAAAGCGTGCCGGAACAATGTGGTTTCGGGGCTTCGCAGGTTCGGCCGTAGCGATCTTGTGCTCACGCGGGGCAGGCTTTTCTTCCATGGGGGCTCCCGCCTCCGTACGTGCGGATGAATAAGAGCCTTTTCTTATCTCTATGCCGGAGGATGTGTACGCCACGGAAATCGCGTCCCCCTTTTTTATGTCCCGAATGCTGTTGTAACCGGCAAGCGTGGGACTCGTCATGTCGAAAGTGATGGTTTTTCCATGTGCACTAATCGATATGATATGTGACTCGGGGTCCACCTGTGTGACGGTTCCCGAAAAATCGACCCTGTATTTGGTCCTCACGTGGATAAGGGCGTGCTGACCTTGCCTACCTGAAGCTCCTGCCGTCTTTTCGCTTGCCGTTGTCGCAGGCTCGGTAGCAATCCCCTGGGCCGCAACACGGGCGACCTGAGCAGGGGAGGTTGATCCGCTCGCACATGCAACGAGAAAGAAAACGACAAGCGACGCGTATAACTTCATAAGCTCTTCGCCAAAAACATGCCATGTTTTATATGGCTTTGCCTCACGAGTCAACATTTTTCTCTGTTTGGGGAAAACCACACGAGGCCCATCTGTGAGTTATGATAACCTGCCCGCGGGCATGGAGCGAAAGCCACGCAGCTCGGGCGAAGAGCCAAAGCGCTTAAAACAATACCTCTTGATTTTTTTACCCGTTGACCGTAACATTCTCTGGTCGGACGGGAGCCATCTTATATGTTGATTGAAAGATTCATCGGCCACATGGCGCGGAAGAAAAATGAGAACTATCTCAAATTTTCCCCCCATGCCTCCTATGCCCTGCCTGAAAAGGGGGCGAACGAGGTTCCCCTGCTCATGTATGTACATGTGCCCTTCTGCGAGGAACTCTGCCCCTATTGCTCGTTCCATCGAGTGGTCTTCCGCGAAGACTTGGTGAGGGCCTACTTTAAGGCGCTCAAGAAAGAGATCCTCATGTACAGGGACCTGGGTTACGACTTCAATGCCCTTTACGTGGGCGGAGGAACACCCACGGTTCTCATCGATGAGCTTGTGGAGACGGTAGGACTCGTGAGGCAGATCTACGACGTGCATGAGATATCTGTGGAGACTAACCCCAACCACCTGGATGATAGGAATATGGAAGCCCTGAAAAAGGCGGGCGCGAACCGGCTTTCCGTGGGTGTGCAGACCTTCGACGATGATCTCCTGAAAGCGGTGGGGCGATATCATAAGTACGGCAGCGGCGATGAAATAGCTGCGAAGCTTAAATCCCTGCAGGGATATTTCGATACGCTCAATGTGGACATGATCTTCAATTTCCCAACGCAGACGCGCGAGATGCTCGCACGCGAT
This genomic window from Syntrophorhabdaceae bacterium contains:
- a CDS encoding TonB-dependent receptor plug domain-containing protein, with the protein product MSKHLLKNAIQALLTIICLLSSTLGLWAQETQAPATKERHIFTLGEIEVKDSSELNKNVTVDTINGEQIREFNANRLPNALDLIPGVTVTGGGRRNEKGIFVRGFSTSRVPVFLDGIPIYVPYDRTFDFDRFTTFDLSEIVVSKGFTSVLYGPNTMGGAINMVSRKPVKSFEGDVGAGYGSGDTYYGYTNVGTNQKKWYLEAGASDYNRDYYPMSNKFDPTSIQARGQRIESYSKDYKVNFKVGFTPAEGHEYALGYIQQHGEKGDPPDVRSASAGGDTKYWLWPRWDKTTTYLTTDTPIMD
- a CDS encoding LysR family transcriptional regulator, coding for MRIAYKVWLDNNGKAFGEGPYRILRQIEKAGSLHQAAIDLGISYRKAWIMLQNAEKKLGFALIDRKVGGVAGGGSQITPSGKKFLKSYEKFRVDIEKVLEKTFQKHFGH